A stretch of DNA from Triticum dicoccoides isolate Atlit2015 ecotype Zavitan chromosome 2A, WEW_v2.0, whole genome shotgun sequence:
GCATCTTGCCGCCATCACGGGAGGGCTCGCGGTGTGCAAAGTTGGATGTCGCAACCATAATTGGTGGAGGTCGAGAAACCGTAACCATTACTACGACATCGCTTTCTACGATGGGAAGCTCTGTGGCCTACTCCGCCGCAGTCTACAAATATACACCATTAGCATGACCAAGAAAAGTGATCTGATGGTCAGTATCACCTACGAATTGGACATGAACCAACTACCCAAGTGTGTGGGATCCGACAGCATCAGCTACATTTTCAAGCATGGCGACAGGATGTTGACGGCCAAAAGAGCCCAGTGGACAGTGCAGCAAAACAGGCTTTTCTTCAAGTTGTTTGAGCTAAATAAAAATACGTGTTACGGCTAAAGCTGGGCAGAAGTGACTACATTGGACGATCATGCCTTGTTCCTTAGTACCAGGTGCTCCAAAATGATGTACGTGCCAGCAGATAGGCGTGGCGGAGTAGAGAGAAACCACATCTACTACCACCATTTCAATTTACCAGGTGATACTAATCGCATCTGTAATGATGTGCAATTGATGAGATGTAACTACGGCAAACATTTGTATTGTAGGAAAGACAAAAAAATCAATGGAGTGGATAGGATCAAGTCAAGAGGATATTACATGACTAGCAACTATAACATTActaatctatactactattaaaagagcaaatATGAAACCCTAAACCCACCAAACTTAGTGTACACAAATTAACCAGCACCTTTGGATTTAACCTGCTTAATTGtatctaagggcatgtacaatggttgataagacactcttatcttaagttttgcatgtaaattagagatgacaaaaaaacatgtctaaaaaacatgtctacaatggatcatctcttagccttatcttcaataattagTTGTTCCTAAAAATATGGTaagacaaattgtgctaagagatcatctcttgtcttttcttaaataagataagacaagccttctcttataatttctctctcctccatctcatcatttatcctacgtggcactcttaagatagaaccattgtataTGCCCTAACAGTCTGTATTACTTCGGTCGCCTGCCATCGAAACGAACGGACGAGATAAAATGTTCTGCCGGTCTGCTACCAACTACGGTCTTCACGCACGCCCACTAATCGGCTCGCGACCACATCTCAGTTGCGAAGAAAAACATCACGTCTCCACCTCCAACTCCCTGTTCCCAtcaccgccgccacccgccacTCCTCTCCTCTGCTGCCCCAGGCGCGAGGAACCAACCTCCCGAAGCAACCGGAACGGCAAAGCGGCGGAGGAATGGAGAGATGGCGTTTGCGGCGGCGGGGAAGGAGATGGGGCGAGCGTCCTACATCCGGATCAAGCACGGGGAGGAGCGGCGCGAGGCGTCCTGGAAGGAGTCCGAGGGCCGGGTCTTCTCCGCCACCACGCGCACCGATGTTGCCGTGCGCCTTGGCGAGCTCCGCGACCAGATCCTCGCCGGTTGCGCCTCCTTCACCTACCTCGCCGCACAGCACTCCGGCTGCTCCTCCGCCCGCCGCGGCGGCGACCTAGGTACGCCTCCACTTGCCCCACTTACGCGCTTTGCAAGCTTTCATATAGGGTCTCCGATCGTGGCGAACCGGAAGCTCCAGCCCAGGAAGAGCTCGACAGCGTGGAGGTCCTCCCCAGCCAGGAGTACGTGACCAGCTCGAGATCCACTGCCGAGCCAAGcacttctccgttcttttcttctTCTGTTACCCAGCCAAAACAATTTTGTCGAGAACAATCGTATCTGGTTAGGATCCACACAGGAATCTACAGCACAAATAATGGAGGAGCCACTACAATAGATGATGGACATGTGGTTGCTTCCCAGCTCTTTTCTTCAAAACAATCTGAGAATAGTACAAAGTAGATTGGAGCATATggaaaattgctcaggaatatctCCATTTTGTGC
This window harbors:
- the LOC119357508 gene encoding peptidyl-prolyl cis-trans isomerase Pin1-like, with protein sequence MAFAAAGKEMGRASYIRIKHGEERREASWKESEGRVFSATTRTDVAVRLGELRDQILAGCASFTYLAAQHSGCSSARRGGDLEYGMNRKSNRCRHRKARQC